From a single Silene latifolia isolate original U9 population chromosome 6, ASM4854445v1, whole genome shotgun sequence genomic region:
- the LOC141586931 gene encoding abscisic stress-ripening protein 3-like: MSEEKHHHGLLHHHKDGDKGAELKTAEDYRNEQKEHKHKEHLGELGATAAGAFALHEKHEAMKDPEHAHRHKLEGKIATAAATGAGGYVFHEHHDKKEAKHELKDAEGKKHHHLF; the protein is encoded by the exons ATGTCAGAGGAGAAACATCACCACGGCCTCCTTCACCACCACAAGGATGGCGATAAGGGCGCTGAGTTGAAGACGGCTGAAGATTATAGGAATGAACAGAAGGAACATAAGCATAAGGAGCACTTGGGTGAGCTTGGTGCCACCGCCGCTGGCGCCTTCGCTCTT CATGAGAAACATGAGGCAATGAAAGACCCAGAGCACGCACACAGGCACAAACTGGAGGGAAAGATAGCGACAGCCGCAGCAACAGGAGCAGGTGGGTATGTCTTCCATGAGCATCATGACAAGAAAGAGGCTAAGCATGAATTGAAAGACGCTGAAGGAAAGAAGCACCACCACCTCTTCTAA